The following are from one region of the Sandaracinus amylolyticus genome:
- a CDS encoding MBL fold metallo-hydrolase, whose translation MNPRLVTVDCDYVMPGLACAYLRVQGDEAAFIETNTAHAAPKLMDALAREELAPEQVRWIVVTHVHLDHAGGTSALAKLCPNATVLAHPRAAKHLVDPAKLVASATQVYGADTFAQLYGTIEPIDASRVRALDDGATFELGGATLQVLHTRGHANHHFVVHDPARGTVYTGDTFGLVYPHLQRAGRFAFPSTSPTEFDAAAARESIDRVVALETRTVCPTHFGEVDRVGEIADQLRWWIDVSERAMRDVASLDDGSLEPTIRAKLEAAMEQALARRGLVGDEKDRQLLAFDLALNAQGLAHVVRKARSA comes from the coding sequence ATGAATCCGCGCCTCGTCACCGTCGACTGCGACTACGTCATGCCCGGCCTCGCGTGCGCGTACCTGCGCGTGCAGGGCGACGAGGCTGCGTTCATCGAGACGAACACCGCGCACGCCGCGCCGAAGCTGATGGACGCGCTGGCGCGCGAAGAGCTCGCGCCGGAGCAGGTGCGCTGGATCGTGGTCACGCACGTGCACCTCGATCACGCGGGCGGCACCTCGGCCCTCGCGAAGCTCTGCCCGAACGCGACCGTGCTCGCGCATCCGCGTGCGGCGAAGCACCTCGTCGATCCGGCGAAGCTCGTCGCGAGCGCGACGCAGGTGTACGGCGCCGACACGTTCGCGCAGCTCTACGGCACGATCGAGCCCATCGACGCATCGCGGGTGCGCGCGCTCGACGACGGCGCGACGTTCGAGCTCGGCGGCGCGACGCTGCAGGTGCTGCACACGCGCGGTCACGCGAACCACCACTTCGTCGTGCACGATCCCGCGCGCGGCACCGTGTACACCGGCGACACGTTCGGGCTCGTCTATCCGCACCTGCAGCGCGCCGGGCGCTTCGCGTTCCCGAGCACGAGCCCCACCGAGTTCGATGCCGCCGCGGCGCGAGAGAGCATCGATCGTGTGGTCGCGCTCGAGACGCGCACGGTTTGCCCGACGCACTTCGGCGAGGTCGATCGCGTCGGCGAGATCGCCGATCAGCTGCGGTGGTGGATCGACGTCTCGGAGCGCGCGATGCGCGACGTCGCGAGCCTCGACGACGGATCCCTCGAGCCCACGATCCGCGCGAAGCTCGAAGCCGCGATGGAGCAAGCGCTCGCGCGCCGGGGCCTCGTCGGGGACGAGAAGGATCGCCAGCTGCTCGCGTTCGATCTCGCGCTCAACGCGCAAGGCCTCGCGCACGTCGTGCGCAAGGCCCGCAGCGCCTGA